One genomic window of Bactrocera dorsalis isolate Fly_Bdor chromosome 4, ASM2337382v1, whole genome shotgun sequence includes the following:
- the LOC105233334 gene encoding uncharacterized protein LOC105233334, with protein sequence MSLECSICLEDFKNSLDVHSTDCGHIFHKECLDRCKSNTSSFACPQCRKLNPKSHKIYLNLEQPKTEEDVEQLKAQLMLAELKLQEMNKTVQTEEKSSNLSCQMISEVLNSPFELKGIIMKGVSKSDIKTPLIETILMFANIMKIPCERSDIETVFIFDRKFFLRTQNYNDKVNIVVKFKTQKMKDLFLSNKKILSPRGIIFNEFVDQDTNALFEYAKSLLSAKYKHIFCRHNSIFAQKDDGDISHHISNKNDVDMLMSL encoded by the exons ATGTCTTTAGAATGCAGTATATGTTTGGAAGATTTCAAAAACTCCTTGGATGTGCATAGTACTGATTGCGGCCATATTTTCCACAAGGAATGTTTAGATCGCTGCAAAAGCAA CACGTCTTCTTTTGCCTGTCCTCAATGTCGCAAACTCAATCCAAAATCCCACaagatatatttaaatttggaaCAGCCAAAAACTGAGGAGGATGTAGAACAACTAAAAGCTCAACTTATGCTGGCGGAATTAAAGTTGCAGGAAATGAATAAAACTGTTCAAACTGAGGAAAAAAGTTCTAACTTGAGTTGTCAAATGATAAGTGAAGTATTGAATTCGCCCTTTGAATTGAAAGGTATAATAATGAAAGGAGTTTCTAAATCGGATATTAAAACTCCTCTCATCGAAACAATTTTAATGTTTgctaatattatgaaaataccaTGTGAGCGCTCCGATATTGAAACAGTGTTTATTTTTGATCGAAAGTTTTTTCTAAGGACTCAAAATTATAACGACAAAGTCAACatagttgtaaaatttaaaacacaaaaaatgaaGGATTTGTTTCTTAgcaataagaaaattttgtctCCTCGAGGAATAATATTTAACGAATTTGTGGACCAAGATACCAATGCATTATTTGAATATGCTAAATCTCTGCTATCCGctaaatataaacacatattttgCAGACATAACAGTATTTTTGCGCAGAAAGATGACGGTGATATTTCACACCATATCAGTAATAAAAACGACGTTGATATGCTAATGTCATTGTAa
- the LOC105233335 gene encoding G-protein coupled receptor moody: MDFTSAYPNLSNEGGEHKTEFSPTVLTFAGVVTFIIMIVGIFGNFLTVAALYKCPKVRNVAAAFIISLCMADLLFCAIVLPFSAIRFFQGTWTHGEFLCKLIPFIQYGNIGVSLLCIAMITINRYVMIAHHASYAKIYRKHWIAVMIIFCWSFSYGMQLPTLLGVWGTFGYDEKLETCSIMSDQHGRSSKTALFITAFIIPALVIIACYTKIFWVVRQSELRLKTHANQQNSIPNNLRPVQTPTGTVMGSEQNRISSNLASDSSFSTDAKQDAIQKPSRIKDQREMRAKRNEWRITKMVLAIFLSFVICYLPITIAKVADKDVDYPNFHIFSYIMLYLSACINPIIYVIMNKQYRKAYKTVIMCEPSKLLPFRKSTAGGSSAAEKWKDTALSNNHSRTMVSHMSVGEQQNCNSDHVLQPQLCSSMELTNKMFTQSVLETTVEENTTAQNKQITLPAPLHMPQASPLVNHSPLFTQRGPYKELHRMVMVGDDIILEEEEEVVTPPQPEPSIYTEVKTISTMNRDNVLKKVPYYGQNINATPDNDVKLIAKPKI; encoded by the exons ATGGATTTCACAAGTGCCTACCCTAATTTGTCGAATGAGGGCGGAGAACATAAAACGGA ATTCTCTCCGACGGTTTTAACATTTGCTGGAGTTGTAACCTTTATTATAATGATCGTAGGTATATTTGGGAATTTTCTTACCGTCGCTGCTTTGTACAAATGTCCGAAAGTTCGAAACGTAGCCGCCGCTTTTATAATaag CCTATGCATGGCCGATTTACTATTCTGTGCTATAGTACTACCTTTCAGTGCCATCAGATTTTTTCAAGGTACGTGGACTCATGGAGAATTCTTATGTAAGCTAATACCTTTCATCCAATATGGAAACATTGGAGTATCGCTGCTATGTATTGCAATGATAACAATCAACAG ATATGTTATGATTGCTCATCACGCTTCGTACGCAAAAATATACAGGAAACATTGGATTGCTGTCATGATAATATTTTGTTGGTCATTCTCCTATGGTATGCAATTACCAACGCTACTGGGTGTATGGGGAACGTTTGGTTATGATGAAAAGTTGGAAACATGTTCTATTATGAGCGACCAGCATGGTCGTAGCAGCAAGACTGCACTTTTCATCACTGCTTTCATTATTCCCGCTTTGGTTATAATTGCTTGCTACACAAAAATATTCTGGGTTGTACGCCAGTCAGAGTTGCGACTAAAAACGCATGCAAATCAGCAAAACTCTATCCCAAACAATTTAAGACCTGTTCAAACTCCCACGGGCACAGTCATGGGGAGCGAACAAAATAGGATATCATCTAACCTGGCTTCAGACAGTAGCTTCTCCACTGATGCGAAACAGGACGCCATTCAAAAGCCGTCTCGCATCAAAGATCAACGAGAGATGAGAGCTAAACGTAATGAGTGGCGTATAACAAAAATGGTGTTGGccatatttttgtcatttgtaATATGCTATCTTCCAATAACGATCGCTAAAGTAGCCGACAAAGACGTAGATTATCCGAACTTCCACATATTCAGCTACATTATGCTCTATTTGTCAGCCTGTATAAATCCAATAATCTATGTCATAATGAATAAGCAATATAGGAAAGCATACAAAACGGTAATTATGTGTGAACCCTCCAAATTATTGCCTTTTAGAAAATCAACTGCTGGCGGAAGTAGTGCTGCAG AGAAATGGAAAGATACCGCATTGAGCAACAACCACAGTCGAACAATGGTGTCACACATGTCAGTGGGAGagcaacaaaattgcaactcgGACCATGTGCTCCAACCGCAACTGTGCAGTTCCATGGAATTAACGAACAAAATGTTCACACAGAGTGTCTTGGAAACCACAGTGGAGGAGAACACAACAGCACAAAACAAGCAAATAACTCTTCCTGCACCGCTCCACATGCCACAAGCATCCCCATTGGTCAACCATTCGCCGCTTTTCACACAAAGAGGCCCGTACAAGGAACTCCACCGAATGGTAATGGTAGGGGACGACATCATtctagaggaagaggaagaagtGGTGACGCCACCTCAACCGGAACCATCCATCTACACAGAAGTAAAGACGATATCAACTATGAACAGGGACAATGTCCTGAAGAAAGTCCCATATTATGGCCAAAACATAAATGCCACTCCCGATAACGATGTCAAACTTATCGctaaaccaaaaatttaa